A window of the Ogataea parapolymorpha DL-1 chromosome V, whole genome shotgun sequence genome harbors these coding sequences:
- a CDS encoding 54S ribosomal protein L23, mitochondrial: protein MSNKIGKTGLGFARVWHHVDLAEDKRTLGRLASQIAVTLIGKHKPIPHETQDAGDYVVVSNAQFLRVTGNKLNDKTYWSHSTRPGSGKATPMKKIIKDYGYGEVIKRAVSKMLPKNKHRWTRLNRLKVYDGSDHPYKQNLIAFADQQPVVLEKVKKLEEKTKLLEEYEKQMAGRKI from the coding sequence ATGTCGAATAAAATAGGCAAGACAGGACTTGGATTCGCTCGGGTGTGGCACCACGTGGATCTTGCCGAGGACAAAAGAACGTTGGGACGTCTGGCCTCGCAGATCGCAGTCACTTTGATAGGAAAACACAAGCCTATCCCGCACGAGACCCAGGACGCTGGAGACTACGTCGTGGTGTCAAACGCGCAGTTTCTGCGTGTGACGGGGAATAAACTCAACGACAAGACGTACTGGTCGCACTCTACGCGGCCGGGATCGGGCAAGGCGACTCCAATGAAGAAAATTATTAAGGATTACGGATACGGAGAGGTGATCAAGAGAGCAGTGAGCAAGATGCTGCCTAAGAACAAGCACAGGTGGACAAGACTCAATAGGCTTAAAGTGTATGACGGCTCAGACCACCCATACAAGCAGAATCTGATCGCATTTGCTGACCAACAGCCAGTCGTCCTGGAAAAGGTTAAGAAATTAGAAGAGAAGaccaagctgctggaggagtacgagaagCAGATGGCCggaagaaaaatataa
- a CDS encoding DNA-directed RNA polymerase II subunit rpb7 yields MFFIKDLSLNLTLHPSYFGPQMNQYLQQKLLTDVEGTCTGQFGYIICVLDSMSIDVGKGKIVPGQQGYAEFEVKYRAVVWKPFKGEVVDAIVSSVNNMGFFADVGPLSVFISKHLIPKDMKYTPSHTPPAYISEDQVIMKGSKVRIKIIGTRSDVNSISAIGSIKEDYLGPL; encoded by the coding sequence ATGTTCTTTATAAAAGACCTCTCGCTTAATTTGACGCTGCATCCATCTTACTTCGGTCCGCAGATGAATCAGTATCTGCAACAGAAGCTGCTGACTGACGTCGAAGGAACATGTACCGGTCAATTTGGATACATCATCTGTGTTTTAGACAGCATGAGCATCGACGTGGGGAAGGGAAAAATCGTGCCCGGTCAACAAGGATACGCAGAGTTTGAGGTCAAGTACCGTGCGGTTGTTTGGAAACCATTCAAGGGAGAAGTTGTCGACGCAATTGTCTCTTCCGTCAACAACATGGGCTTCTTTGCTGATGTGGGGCCACTATCTGTTTTCATATCCAAACATCTGATCCCTAAAGACATGAAATACACACCTTCGCACACTCCTCCAGCTTACATCAGCGAGGACCAGGTCATCATGAAAGGTTCCAAGGTCAGAATAAAGATTATTGGTACGAGATCTGACGTCAACAGCATCAGCGCAATTGGAAGCATCAAGGAGGACTATTTGGGGCCTCTATAG
- a CDS encoding Protein that induces appearance of [PIN+] prion when overproduced gives MSATINRSLTTVKTELEFLAESNVITHNLMNQILSSLPEKYIEGMAPKDVGSANNSQPVAPPAYAQSSPSPTPAEYAEALYDYKPQQPEDVELRAGDKITVIEKMSSSWWKGTVGGRTGMFPANYVRLLGLAPPPAPIPQPYQQQPISPMYAPQQQPQEYTPMAVAGEPQGGQHNAMFKKFGSKLGNAAIFGAGATIGSDLVNSIF, from the exons ATGTCAGCAACTATCAACCGCTCTCTGACCACTGTAAAGACC GAACTTGAATTCCTTGCAGAATCCAATGTGATCACCCACAACTTGATGAATCAAATACTGAGCTCCCTCCCAGAAAAATATATAGAGGGAATGGCGCCAAAGGACGTGGGCTCGGCAAATAACTCACAGCCTGTCGCCCCACCAGCCTACGCCCAGTCTAGTCCTTCACCAACCCCAGCCGAGTACGCCGAAGCGCTCTATGACTACAAGCCTCAACAACCGGAAGATGTGGAACTCAGAGCAGGAGACAAGATCACCGTGATTGAGAAAATGAGCTCTTCATGGTGGAAGGGTACCGTCGGTGGCAGAACCGGAATGTTTCCTGCAAACTACGTCAGGCTACTTGGACTGGCACCGCCTCCTGCCCCAATCCCTCAGCCATACCAACAGCAGCCAATTTCTCCAATGTATGCTCCACAACAGCAGCCTCAAGAGTACACGCCGATGGCCGTCGCTGGAGAGCCCCAGGGAGGACAGCACAACGCCATGTTTAAGAAATTCGGCTCGAAGCTTGGGAATGCAGCTATTTTTGGTGCCGGTGCTACAATAGGAAGTGACCTGGTCAACTCCATTTTCTAA